In Ammospiza caudacuta isolate bAmmCau1 chromosome 30, bAmmCau1.pri, whole genome shotgun sequence, one DNA window encodes the following:
- the LOC131569494 gene encoding feather beta keratin-like, with protein MSFSSQLSSRCSAPCAVSCPQPCADTWNQPCVTSCGDSRAIIHPPPVVITFPGPILSSCPQESIVGSALPAGLERPGGLQGSLVYGGFFSSSRSAWSQRSGGCGPC; from the coding sequence ATGTCCTTctccagccagctcagctcccgCTGCTCCGCGCCCTGCGCCGTgtcctgcccccagccctgcgcCGACACCTGGAACCAGCCCTGCGTCACCTCCTGCGGGGACTCCCGGGCCATCATCCACCCCCCGCCCGTGGTCATCACCTTCCCGgggcccatcctcagctcctgcccGCAGGAGAGCATCGTGGGCTCGGCGCTCCCGGCGGGCTTGGAGCGCCCCGGGGGCCTGCAGGGTTCTCTGGTCTATGGAGgattcttctcctcctccaggagCGCCTGGAGCCAGCGCTCCGGGGGCTGCGGGCCCTGCTGA